The following are from one region of the Rosistilla carotiformis genome:
- a CDS encoding sugar transferase, whose protein sequence is MHDPQKKMRSDESCVLERPLQTAEAPLARRGFRGGEFVGLLAAAELPTRLGTPLWKRSCDIVGSLFLLSVLWPFLLGIALYIRLVSKGPALFLQRRVGEGGQHFNIIKFRTMDVRPEATAEHRKYVERLTSQDTPIEKPDHVNRLIRGGDFLRRNSIDELPQLFNVLMGTMSLVGPRPDLLELEDYQAWQLRRFEVLPGMTGLWQVSGKNRLTFREMIQLDIQYVEARSFALDLRILLKTFAVVVQQDND, encoded by the coding sequence ATGCATGACCCACAAAAAAAAATGCGAAGTGATGAGAGCTGCGTTCTAGAACGACCTCTGCAGACAGCGGAGGCCCCGCTGGCGCGACGAGGTTTTCGCGGCGGAGAGTTCGTCGGACTTCTCGCCGCGGCGGAGCTGCCTACGCGGCTTGGAACGCCCCTTTGGAAACGCAGTTGCGACATTGTCGGATCGTTGTTTTTGCTTAGTGTTTTATGGCCTTTTCTGCTTGGAATCGCGCTCTACATCCGGCTTGTTTCGAAGGGGCCTGCCCTGTTCCTGCAACGCCGCGTTGGTGAAGGGGGACAGCATTTTAACATCATCAAATTTCGCACGATGGATGTGCGCCCCGAAGCGACGGCGGAGCATCGAAAATATGTCGAGCGACTGACTTCACAAGACACCCCAATCGAAAAGCCTGATCATGTGAACAGGTTGATTCGTGGTGGGGATTTTTTGCGACGAAATTCGATCGACGAACTGCCCCAGCTGTTCAACGTTCTGATGGGAACGATGAGTCTGGTGGGCCCGAGGCCCGACCTGCTGGAGCTGGAAGACTACCAAGCGTGGCAGTTGCGTCGCTTCGAAGTGCTGCCTGGAATGACCGGACTGTGGCAGGTCAGTGGTAAGAACCGCTTGACGTTTCGCGAGATGATCCAGCTGGACATTCAATACGTGGAAGCCCGTTCGTTTGCTTTGGACCTGCGAATATTGTTGAAAACCTTCGCCGTCGTCGTTCAGCAGGACAACGACTGA
- a CDS encoding acyltransferase, which produces MHHATAIVETDTIGPETNVWAYAHVMPGAIVGNRVNIGDHAFVEGGAVIGDNVTLKNSVCVWEGITIEDDCFIGPAVTFTNDRNPRSPRMDAATERYAERENWLAKTVVRRGCSIGAASTICPGLDLGTFAMIAAGSVVTRDVPAFALVMGSPARRVADVCSCGQRLPGKFDDCDCETCGETATQRVQRGFK; this is translated from the coding sequence ATGCACCATGCCACTGCAATCGTTGAAACCGACACCATCGGCCCCGAAACCAATGTTTGGGCTTATGCCCACGTGATGCCTGGCGCGATCGTCGGAAACCGAGTTAACATCGGTGATCATGCGTTCGTCGAAGGGGGCGCAGTCATTGGTGACAACGTGACGCTCAAGAACAGCGTTTGTGTCTGGGAAGGGATCACAATCGAAGACGATTGTTTCATCGGCCCAGCCGTCACGTTTACCAACGATCGCAATCCCCGTTCGCCACGCATGGACGCTGCCACAGAGCGTTACGCCGAACGGGAAAACTGGTTGGCCAAGACCGTTGTTCGCCGTGGCTGTTCGATCGGCGCGGCGTCGACGATTTGCCCCGGGTTGGACCTGGGAACCTTTGCGATGATCGCCGCTGGCAGCGTGGTCACTCGCGATGTTCCCGCGTTTGCGTTGGTGATGGGATCGCCCGCCCGACGCGTCGCCGATGTCTGCAGTTGCGGTCAGCGTTTGCCTGGCAAGTTCGACGATTGCGATTGCGAAACCTGTGGCGAAACGGCAACCCAACGCGTTCAACGCGGATTCAAATAG
- a CDS encoding sigma-70 family RNA polymerase sigma factor — MKPLFSDRTLERETIAIVRMFSELRPEIKQMIERHLDVRIRRRVDASDIVQSTFIDASKRVERYLNEQPMPVRQWLFYLAKMKAFETNHHHLLAKKRDARREHDGAALQSVNSDQSSPSQCFAKKETNRRLGGALNRLPYRYRLVIELRHFQALNNKQVSSYLELSEKASSKLYMRAIEKLRVAMATE, encoded by the coding sequence ATGAAACCGCTATTTTCGGATCGAACGCTGGAGCGAGAAACGATTGCGATCGTACGGATGTTCAGTGAGTTGAGGCCTGAGATCAAACAGATGATCGAAAGGCATCTGGATGTTCGGATCCGCCGCCGAGTCGATGCCTCGGATATCGTGCAAAGCACATTCATTGATGCCAGCAAGCGGGTTGAACGTTACCTCAATGAACAACCGATGCCGGTGCGGCAATGGCTGTTCTACCTTGCGAAGATGAAGGCCTTTGAAACCAATCATCATCATCTGTTGGCCAAGAAGCGGGACGCCCGCCGTGAACACGACGGCGCGGCTTTGCAAAGTGTCAATTCCGACCAATCTTCCCCCAGTCAGTGCTTTGCAAAAAAAGAGACCAATCGCCGCCTGGGGGGCGCCTTGAACCGGCTGCCGTATCGCTACCGCTTGGTGATCGAGCTGCGACATTTCCAGGCACTCAACAACAAGCAGGTCAGTTCCTACCTGGAACTCTCCGAAAAAGCGTCCAGCAAACTTTACATGCGGGCAATCGAAAAGCTGCGTGTTGCCATGGCAACCGAATAA
- the rplI gene encoding 50S ribosomal protein L9: MPRTTEQKLHRAHKRLPKGKNGGISLLLIHNVEHLGRQGDIVEVRRGYAMNYLMPQGLATIATDHHKRMVEKHREKLHQLELEKLSELRQYADQIATQSITIEANANDEGHLYGSVGQHEIVEALKEVGFTLTDDQIRLQGPLKELGLYTVKVHLHSEVEVDLKVWVVPTVTAGE; this comes from the coding sequence ATGCCAAGAACCACCGAACAGAAACTGCACCGTGCCCACAAGCGTCTCCCCAAGGGCAAAAACGGCGGCATCAGCCTGCTGCTGATCCACAATGTCGAACACCTCGGCCGCCAAGGCGACATCGTCGAAGTCCGTCGTGGCTACGCGATGAACTACCTGATGCCACAAGGCTTGGCCACGATCGCGACCGACCACCACAAACGGATGGTTGAAAAGCACCGCGAGAAGCTGCACCAATTGGAATTGGAGAAGCTCAGCGAACTGCGCCAATACGCCGATCAGATCGCGACACAATCGATCACGATCGAAGCCAATGCCAACGACGAAGGCCACCTGTACGGCAGCGTGGGGCAACACGAAATCGTCGAAGCCCTGAAGGAAGTTGGTTTCACATTGACCGACGACCAAATCCGCCTGCAAGGTCCGCTGAAGGAATTGGGACTGTACACCGTCAAGGTGCACCTGCATTCGGAAGTCGAAGTCGACCTGAAGGTTTGGGTCGTCCCAACGGTTACCGCGGGCGAGTAG
- a CDS encoding ATP-dependent metallopeptidase FtsH/Yme1/Tma family protein → MCEVSAYHEAGHAMMAMLVGARILSVTIDPDWDDGPQRHADIQIQWPAGKYDSREFAERLALVALAGPAAEMIHTEEPFHPGLISEWASDWELAWEAAAPRFRDPRQRLAYLEKITSRAYKTLARDDCWAALATVVDNLLAHETLDGAEVEEIVQRWLAVGDFEA, encoded by the coding sequence ATGTGTGAAGTCTCCGCCTACCACGAAGCGGGGCATGCCATGATGGCGATGCTCGTTGGTGCCCGCATTCTTTCGGTAACGATCGACCCCGATTGGGACGATGGTCCCCAGCGGCACGCCGATATTCAGATCCAGTGGCCAGCGGGAAAATACGATTCACGTGAGTTCGCCGAACGGCTCGCCCTGGTGGCTTTGGCAGGTCCGGCAGCCGAGATGATCCACACCGAAGAACCATTCCATCCGGGCTTGATCAGTGAATGGGCCAGTGATTGGGAGCTGGCGTGGGAGGCCGCGGCACCTCGCTTTCGGGATCCACGCCAACGATTGGCCTATCTCGAAAAGATCACGTCGCGGGCCTACAAGACCCTGGCACGCGACGATTGCTGGGCCGCACTGGCCACGGTTGTCGACAATCTACTGGCTCACGAAACCCTTGATGGAGCCGAGGTCGAAGAGATTGTTCAACGCTGGCTGGCCGTCGGCGATTTCGAAGCGTGA
- the rpsF gene encoding 30S ribosomal protein S6, translated as MVTHISTYETLFILDSNHYARDPNGVGQSVATMIEEVGGKVLVSRLWAEQKLAYPIDGHFKGTYWLAYFEMEGSKLTDLNRACQLSESIVRHMSLKLDKRLIEPMVAHARGESISTDDSGEESAEVESAEVAAT; from the coding sequence GTGGTCACCCACATCAGCACTTACGAAACATTGTTCATTCTTGACAGCAATCATTACGCTCGCGATCCCAATGGCGTGGGGCAGTCTGTCGCCACGATGATCGAAGAGGTCGGTGGCAAGGTTCTGGTCAGCCGCTTGTGGGCCGAACAGAAACTCGCTTACCCAATCGACGGCCACTTCAAGGGCACCTATTGGTTGGCCTACTTCGAAATGGAAGGGTCCAAGCTGACCGATCTGAATCGTGCCTGCCAATTGAGCGAATCGATCGTTCGTCACATGTCGCTGAAACTTGACAAGCGATTGATCGAACCAATGGTCGCCCACGCCCGTGGCGAATCGATCTCGACCGACGACAGTGGCGAAGAATCGGCGGAAGTTGAATCGGCGGAAGTCGCCGCAACCTAA
- the pth gene encoding aminoacyl-tRNA hydrolase, with translation MKLIVGLGNPGPRYAQTRHNIGFMAAAKFAQHAGASETKIRFEGEVAEGQIAGTKVIVLCPSTYMNASGSSVRKAASFYKIDPADVLVICDDFNLALGKLRVRAKGSSGGQKGLADIIRLLGTDQVPRLRVGIGPPPASWNIPDYVLSKFRSDEEVDVERGTDRAAKAAADFVRHDIAFCMNAYNGTELDNQ, from the coding sequence ATGAAACTGATTGTCGGGCTGGGAAATCCTGGTCCTCGTTATGCCCAAACGCGGCACAACATCGGGTTCATGGCGGCGGCCAAGTTTGCCCAACATGCCGGAGCTTCGGAAACGAAGATCCGGTTCGAGGGCGAAGTTGCTGAAGGCCAGATCGCTGGCACTAAAGTGATCGTGTTGTGCCCTAGCACGTACATGAACGCCAGTGGCAGCAGCGTCCGCAAGGCGGCCAGCTTTTACAAAATAGATCCCGCCGATGTGTTGGTCATTTGCGACGACTTTAATTTGGCTTTAGGCAAACTTCGAGTCAGAGCAAAAGGTTCCAGCGGCGGCCAAAAAGGGCTGGCCGACATCATCCGCCTGCTTGGCACCGATCAGGTGCCGCGCTTGCGAGTCGGCATTGGACCTCCGCCCGCTAGCTGGAATATACCCGATTACGTGCTCAGCAAGTTCCGCTCCGACGAAGAGGTCGACGTGGAACGGGGGACCGATCGTGCCGCTAAGGCAGCGGCCGATTTTGTCAGGCACGACATTGCCTTTTGTATGAACGCCTACAACGGCACTGAACTCGACAATCAATAA
- a CDS encoding efflux RND transporter periplasmic adaptor subunit, producing MNIFSTRKPLAIAVLATAIGMLDNVVWAQSQGAPIPVRDSLIEAIDDIRISAGADGILFLDKSEVEEGRLVNAGQVIAMIDPEQAKLNLVLKQAEEEQARLQAENDINIRAAEKSMEYEWAEAKSAEELHKKQAMPYWDMRREVLEAERSKLAIEMAKNEQQVAEATFAAKTAERQLAEHEIKRRQIAATFNGIIAKRYGKNGEWVQAGTPIVRIVRIDEIKVEGDVKGLDAPERIVIGAPVSIRVHVGGERYEDFESRLEYVSPILESDNTYRVWAKINNKIEGNRYLVSPGMLAEMQILPMSNDGVN from the coding sequence ATGAATATATTCTCAACCCGCAAACCTTTGGCAATCGCTGTCCTGGCGACAGCGATCGGCATGTTGGACAACGTCGTCTGGGCCCAGTCGCAAGGGGCCCCGATCCCCGTTCGCGACAGCCTTATCGAAGCGATCGATGACATCCGAATTTCTGCGGGTGCCGATGGGATCTTGTTCCTCGATAAATCGGAAGTCGAAGAGGGCAGGCTAGTGAACGCGGGGCAAGTGATCGCGATGATCGATCCGGAGCAAGCCAAGCTGAACCTGGTGCTGAAGCAAGCCGAGGAAGAACAGGCGCGTTTGCAAGCTGAAAACGACATCAACATTCGTGCCGCTGAGAAATCGATGGAGTATGAATGGGCCGAAGCGAAGTCGGCTGAGGAGCTGCACAAGAAGCAAGCGATGCCTTATTGGGACATGCGTCGGGAAGTGCTTGAAGCGGAACGATCGAAACTGGCGATCGAAATGGCGAAAAATGAGCAACAGGTCGCCGAGGCGACGTTTGCTGCCAAAACCGCCGAACGCCAACTGGCCGAACACGAGATCAAACGTCGTCAGATCGCCGCCACTTTTAATGGCATCATCGCCAAACGCTATGGCAAAAATGGCGAATGGGTGCAAGCCGGAACCCCCATTGTTCGGATCGTGCGGATCGATGAAATCAAAGTCGAAGGGGATGTCAAAGGACTCGACGCTCCGGAGCGCATTGTGATTGGTGCCCCCGTTTCCATCCGCGTTCACGTGGGAGGCGAGCGTTACGAAGATTTTGAAAGTCGCTTGGAATACGTCAGCCCCATTCTCGAGAGCGACAACACCTATCGTGTGTGGGCCAAAATTAACAACAAAATCGAAGGGAATCGCTATCTGGTCAGCCCCGGGATGCTAGCGGAAATGCAAATCCTGCCAATGTCCAACGACGGCGTGAACTAG
- a CDS encoding 50S ribosomal protein L25: MSDVLNVEVRENMGTAATRKLRDAGSIPAVVYGHGGENQHVSVCRKEVELLMRHHSKHVQLAGAASDHVLVKDVQWDPLGIEVLHMDLVRVSLTEKVTVTIAVKLHGVAIGLNHHGVMNEILHSVDILVPAIKIPEHVELNINDLDVGQSKTAADIELPEGATLVTDPTAVVVQMNAPAGDKGTDAEAEGTSEPEVIGAKNEDE; this comes from the coding sequence ATGTCCGACGTATTGAACGTTGAGGTTCGCGAGAACATGGGAACCGCTGCGACGCGAAAATTGCGCGACGCTGGCAGCATCCCAGCGGTCGTTTACGGCCACGGTGGTGAAAACCAACATGTATCGGTTTGCCGCAAAGAAGTCGAACTTCTGATGCGTCATCACAGCAAGCACGTCCAACTGGCCGGTGCGGCAAGCGACCACGTGTTGGTTAAAGATGTCCAATGGGATCCATTGGGAATCGAAGTCCTTCACATGGACTTGGTGCGCGTTTCGTTGACTGAAAAGGTCACCGTCACAATCGCTGTCAAACTGCACGGCGTGGCGATTGGTCTGAACCACCACGGCGTGATGAATGAAATTTTGCACTCGGTGGACATCTTGGTTCCTGCGATCAAGATCCCTGAGCATGTTGAATTGAACATAAATGATCTCGACGTCGGTCAATCGAAGACCGCAGCCGATATCGAACTGCCCGAAGGGGCGACATTGGTCACCGACCCGACGGCGGTTGTCGTTCAAATGAACGCACCTGCTGGCGATAAGGGAACCGACGCGGAGGCCGAAGGCACCTCGGAGCCTGAAGTCATCGGCGCGAAGAACGAAGACGAATAA
- a CDS encoding transglutaminase-like domain-containing protein, translating into MSTIYVGCQLQYNVLTPTSFLLNISATMNFHQTVRNERIDVAPFQPLEQCQIGPLGNRLFRLVGQPGPLSISYQAEVDLRADEVDANNVCESKYSSLPPEVLIFLNPSRYCESDKLGRFAMEEFGWLLPGYSRVTAVCNWTFEHLTYTPGSTGPTTTACDVLLQRTGVCRDYAHVAISLCRAMGIPARYVAGYAVNLQPPDFHGFFEAFLDGRWFLFDATRLAPVGGFVRIGTGRDAADVAFATMIGSAESVEMHVWANDSNPQDARLSPDNVGSGLSSA; encoded by the coding sequence ATGAGCACGATTTATGTTGGTTGCCAGCTTCAATACAACGTCCTTACGCCGACCAGCTTTTTGCTGAACATCTCGGCAACGATGAATTTCCACCAAACGGTCCGCAACGAACGGATCGATGTCGCTCCCTTTCAGCCGTTGGAGCAATGCCAGATTGGACCGCTCGGGAACCGATTGTTCCGCCTGGTTGGACAACCAGGCCCGTTGAGCATCTCTTACCAAGCCGAGGTAGATTTGCGAGCTGATGAAGTGGACGCAAACAACGTTTGCGAATCGAAATACAGCAGCTTGCCCCCAGAGGTTCTTATCTTCCTGAACCCCAGTCGCTACTGCGAATCGGACAAGTTAGGTCGGTTTGCAATGGAGGAATTTGGGTGGCTGCTTCCCGGATACTCGCGTGTGACCGCGGTCTGCAATTGGACCTTTGAACACTTGACCTATACACCTGGAAGCACCGGACCGACGACGACGGCATGCGATGTATTGCTGCAACGGACCGGGGTCTGTCGCGATTACGCGCATGTTGCGATCAGCCTCTGTCGCGCGATGGGAATCCCAGCGCGGTATGTCGCTGGCTATGCGGTCAATCTTCAACCGCCCGACTTCCACGGTTTCTTTGAAGCGTTCCTGGACGGACGATGGTTCCTGTTCGACGCAACTCGCCTGGCGCCAGTTGGTGGATTTGTTAGAATCGGAACCGGTCGCGATGCTGCCGACGTCGCCTTTGCGACGATGATTGGTTCGGCGGAATCTGTGGAAATGCACGTCTGGGCAAACGATTCGAACCCACAAGATGCGCGGCTCAGTCCCGACAACGTTGGCTCGGGACTCAGCTCCGCGTGA
- a CDS encoding co-chaperone GroES produces MAKKRPQTFEYVEPIGPRVLVRKDEPKRETKGGIALPDAAEIPTITGRIVTISAMVEQDDEMPLRQYDKILFHPKDAIPVDFESDNQLFVVPVEDVVAVFRRKDPNEPVE; encoded by the coding sequence ATGGCGAAAAAGCGACCGCAGACCTTTGAATACGTCGAACCGATCGGCCCCCGCGTGTTGGTCCGGAAGGATGAACCCAAACGCGAGACCAAAGGTGGGATCGCGCTCCCCGATGCCGCCGAAATTCCAACAATCACCGGACGAATCGTGACCATTAGCGCAATGGTCGAACAGGATGACGAAATGCCGCTTCGGCAGTACGACAAGATTCTGTTCCATCCCAAGGATGCGATTCCGGTCGACTTTGAGTCCGACAACCAGTTGTTCGTCGTTCCGGTCGAAGACGTCGTCGCGGTTTTTCGCCGCAAAGATCCGAACGAACCGGTTGAGTAG
- a CDS encoding Gfo/Idh/MocA family protein produces MIRVGIVGLGYWGPNLVRCFSDIDGAKVTAVCDQSRDNLCRITDHFRGVTPFESFQEMLDRDVIDAVVIATPTATHFQLASDALKHGLHVFVEKPLAKTSDECRKLIELAEQHNRTLFVGHVFLHSAPVMKLREIIASGELGNINYISSRRLNLGPVRTDVSALYDLAPHDISMMLYLLDQQPETVTCSGFDRLNPGIHDVCNVSMKFAGNRMGMIHVSWLDPRKERVLTVVGDKKMAIYDDLEQEKIKIFDKGIDTPPPASGDFADFQMSYRYGGSYSPFVQEREPLKAECSDFIRCIVDDAVPLTDGVNGLQVVEVLEAAHHSLHQGGQPVDLVAARSLATS; encoded by the coding sequence ATGATTCGTGTTGGTATTGTCGGCCTCGGCTATTGGGGGCCCAATCTGGTCCGTTGTTTTTCGGATATCGACGGCGCCAAAGTGACGGCCGTCTGTGACCAAAGTCGCGACAACCTGTGCCGCATCACCGACCACTTCCGTGGCGTTACCCCGTTTGAGAGCTTCCAAGAGATGCTCGATCGCGATGTGATCGATGCCGTTGTGATCGCGACCCCCACGGCAACTCACTTTCAACTGGCCAGCGACGCCCTCAAGCACGGCTTGCACGTATTTGTCGAGAAGCCGTTGGCGAAGACGTCCGACGAATGCCGCAAGCTGATCGAGCTGGCCGAGCAGCACAACCGCACGCTGTTTGTAGGGCACGTCTTCCTGCATAGCGCTCCGGTCATGAAGCTCCGCGAGATCATCGCCTCGGGCGAACTGGGGAACATCAATTACATCAGCAGTCGCCGACTGAACCTGGGCCCCGTCCGGACCGACGTCAGCGCCCTCTACGACCTCGCGCCGCACGATATTTCGATGATGCTGTACCTGTTGGATCAGCAACCCGAAACCGTCACCTGCAGCGGTTTCGATCGGCTCAACCCCGGAATCCACGACGTCTGCAATGTCTCGATGAAGTTCGCCGGCAATCGGATGGGAATGATCCACGTCAGCTGGTTGGACCCGCGTAAGGAGCGCGTCTTGACTGTCGTTGGCGACAAAAAGATGGCGATCTACGACGATTTGGAGCAGGAGAAGATCAAGATTTTCGACAAGGGAATCGATACGCCGCCCCCCGCCAGCGGCGACTTCGCCGATTTCCAAATGTCCTACCGCTACGGCGGCAGTTACAGCCCATTTGTTCAAGAACGCGAGCCGCTGAAGGCGGAATGCTCCGATTTCATCCGCTGCATCGTCGACGACGCGGTGCCGCTGACCGATGGCGTCAACGGTTTGCAGGTCGTCGAGGTTCTCGAAGCGGCGCACCATTCGTTGCATCAGGGAGGCCAACCGGTCGATCTGGTCGCTGCCCGATCGCTTGCGACTTCTTAA
- a CDS encoding efflux RND transporter periplasmic adaptor subunit — translation MAVNQETVEQTKNQIRGLVNEIAALSKSGAPAEEYYPQLLQRVISALAAVGGAIWLFDDDRQLKLEYQINTSQSLLENDSDDANKHNRLLRRVAGAGQQLLVPPYSGTTDGEAEGNPTRFLLVLSPLRSEHQVEGLIEVFQRPDSPPETQKGYLRFLGQMSELAGDWLKGQQLRLFSDRQVLWHQADGFARAAHESLDLKETAYVIANEGRRMIGCDRVSVAIMRGRKCKVLAISGQDTIENRSNIVSSLNNLATRVVAAGEPLWHDGSTEDLPPQIEEAVEDYVDQSYGRHIAVLPLREPSRGNDDALNKNVGEIERDNAHRGDVIGALIVEQIESNLPDEVFRSRVNLVYEHGTRAIANSMQHNNLFLMPVWRTLGKAAWIIKARTLPKTIAVVTLLAAAILGMIFVPLDFTLDCPGTLQPTVRQEVFAPIDGEIIEVSAVHGMSVAQGDVLVKLRNRQLEEDYADTMGRIGTAQASLTRIRYELDDVRKSRKGDEQEETRLKGEEAEKRTELNSLLRKQELLDERLAQLIITAPIDGQIVTWDVEKTLRSRPVVTGQVLLTVADLSKPMHLKLKMPEKKMDHLDRAVVAADGEPLPVTFILATDPDHEMKALLTSRELRAEPDQEEGNVVTLRAEPIDLTTLQPRPGAKVTADVYCGRRAAGFVWFHGAYEWLQTILFKWF, via the coding sequence ATGGCTGTCAATCAAGAAACGGTTGAACAAACCAAAAATCAGATCCGCGGCTTGGTCAACGAGATCGCGGCGCTGTCCAAAAGCGGGGCTCCGGCGGAGGAGTACTATCCGCAATTGCTGCAACGCGTGATCTCTGCGCTGGCAGCCGTGGGGGGCGCGATTTGGTTGTTCGACGACGACCGTCAATTGAAGCTGGAATATCAAATCAACACCAGCCAATCGCTCTTGGAAAACGATTCCGACGACGCGAACAAACACAATCGGCTTCTGCGACGCGTCGCCGGCGCGGGTCAACAATTGTTGGTCCCACCTTATTCGGGAACCACCGATGGCGAGGCCGAAGGCAATCCAACCCGCTTTCTGTTGGTCCTCTCTCCGCTCCGCAGCGAACACCAAGTGGAAGGCCTAATCGAAGTTTTCCAACGCCCCGATTCGCCTCCCGAAACACAAAAGGGATACCTTCGGTTCTTGGGGCAGATGTCCGAACTTGCCGGCGATTGGCTCAAGGGACAACAGCTGCGGCTGTTTTCCGACCGCCAAGTCCTGTGGCATCAAGCCGATGGCTTCGCTCGGGCGGCGCATGAATCGTTGGACCTCAAAGAGACCGCATATGTGATCGCTAACGAAGGTCGCCGAATGATTGGGTGCGATCGAGTGAGCGTGGCGATCATGCGCGGCCGCAAGTGCAAAGTGTTAGCGATCAGCGGCCAGGATACGATCGAAAACCGCTCCAATATTGTCTCGTCGTTGAACAACTTGGCGACTCGCGTCGTCGCTGCGGGGGAACCGTTGTGGCACGATGGTTCGACCGAAGACCTGCCACCACAGATCGAAGAAGCTGTCGAAGACTATGTCGACCAATCGTACGGCCGACATATCGCCGTGCTGCCACTCCGCGAACCCAGTCGTGGCAACGACGACGCGTTGAACAAGAACGTGGGTGAGATCGAACGTGACAATGCCCACCGGGGCGATGTAATCGGCGCGTTGATCGTCGAACAGATCGAAAGCAACCTGCCCGATGAAGTCTTTCGCAGCCGGGTCAACCTGGTGTACGAACATGGCACCCGCGCGATTGCCAACTCGATGCAGCACAACAATTTGTTCCTGATGCCGGTTTGGCGAACGCTGGGCAAAGCGGCTTGGATCATCAAAGCACGCACGCTTCCTAAAACGATCGCCGTCGTCACACTTCTGGCGGCAGCGATCCTGGGGATGATCTTTGTCCCCTTGGATTTCACGCTCGATTGTCCCGGCACGCTGCAACCGACGGTACGGCAAGAGGTCTTCGCGCCAATCGACGGCGAGATCATCGAGGTTTCCGCCGTGCACGGCATGAGCGTCGCCCAGGGAGACGTATTGGTAAAGCTGAGAAATCGTCAACTCGAAGAAGACTATGCCGACACGATGGGACGGATTGGCACCGCGCAAGCCTCGCTAACCCGCATCCGATACGAATTGGATGATGTCCGCAAATCGCGGAAAGGGGATGAACAGGAAGAGACGCGTCTGAAGGGCGAGGAAGCGGAGAAACGAACCGAATTGAACAGCTTGCTGCGGAAGCAAGAATTGCTGGACGAACGACTTGCTCAACTGATCATCACCGCGCCGATCGACGGCCAAATCGTGACCTGGGACGTTGAAAAGACGCTGCGTTCACGTCCAGTGGTAACCGGTCAGGTGCTGTTGACAGTCGCGGATCTCTCCAAGCCGATGCATTTGAAACTGAAGATGCCCGAGAAAAAGATGGATCACTTGGATCGAGCGGTTGTGGCCGCCGATGGCGAGCCATTGCCAGTGACCTTCATCCTGGCGACCGATCCCGATCATGAAATGAAGGCTCTGCTGACGTCGCGTGAATTGCGGGCCGAACCCGACCAAGAAGAAGGGAATGTTGTCACGCTGCGTGCCGAACCGATCGACCTCACGACGCTGCAACCACGCCCGGGAGCCAAGGTGACCGCGGATGTGTATTGCGGTCGCCGCGCCGCCGGTTTCGTCTGGTTCCACGGTGCTTACGAATGGTTGCAAACAATCCTCTTTAAATGGTTTTAA
- the ssb gene encoding single-stranded DNA-binding protein produces MASYNRVILLGNMTRDVELRYTQGGTAVTDIGLAVNDRRKSQTGEWVDETTFVDVTLWGRTAEVASEYLSKGSPVLVEGRLKLDTWETEGQKRSKLRVVCDRMQMLGSGGGSGGGHREVGGDEHSFHEPSHHSAAPSNPASAERAGGDDFSDPNIPF; encoded by the coding sequence ATGGCAAGCTACAATCGTGTGATACTGCTTGGCAATATGACGCGCGACGTTGAATTGCGGTACACCCAAGGGGGCACCGCGGTCACCGATATCGGCCTTGCCGTTAATGACCGTCGGAAGTCACAAACGGGCGAATGGGTCGACGAAACCACCTTCGTCGACGTCACGCTCTGGGGACGGACGGCTGAGGTTGCCAGCGAGTATCTCAGCAAGGGATCGCCCGTACTGGTCGAAGGTCGATTAAAACTAGATACCTGGGAAACCGAAGGGCAGAAACGAAGCAAGCTGCGCGTTGTCTGCGATCGGATGCAAATGCTGGGCTCCGGTGGCGGCAGCGGCGGCGGCCATCGCGAGGTCGGCGGCGATGAACACTCGTTCCACGAGCCATCGCATCATTCCGCTGCCCCTAGCAACCCGGCGAGTGCCGAAAGGGCTGGCGGGGACGATTTCAGCGATCCGAACATTCCGTTTTAA